A segment of the Chaetodon trifascialis isolate fChaTrf1 chromosome 2, fChaTrf1.hap1, whole genome shotgun sequence genome:
TGTCAAATCTAAAAAACCAACAAGCcgctgcgtgtgtgcgtggagGAGGGTGCAGACATCTGATCATTTCTGGAGGTGACATTTattgtctcttctgttttcttgcCATAGTGAACATGTTCAGCTGGAGCGGTGTTTTCTGTCTTAACACAGCTTGACGGATTGTGCCAGAGGTTTTTTCTTTAGGTGCGAGCGCTGAAGAAGAGTGAGGCCCTTGTCCCCAGCTGAATGCCACAGACCAGTCTTTCCTGGCAGCCCTCCAAGAGCAACACAGATAAGATGGGTCATGCCGATTCAGCTATACAAGTCATTCATTTCCACTGGCCAGCAGTCAGGCATGCTGGGTAAACTTCAAGACAAGGTGAACAGCGCACACGCTTTAATCATTACTGACTACAAGCAGCATTCCTCTTCTGAAGTACCCTCTGTTGGCAGTTTGTTGCCACATTAAGTTTCATATGTGAGGCTGCTTGTGAAGGAGCGTCTGAACATTCAACCTCGTGTGTAACTGCTTGATATGTGATATGTGGCTGCAGTTTTAAACGTCGTGACAAAACAGGTTTACTCTGTATTAAAATGAGCAGCTCAGCACTGCGGTTTCTGCAACACTTCTGGGCAGTTACTGAGGAATTAGTCTGAAACAAGTTAGATGATCATTCATCTTCAGATAGTCCCTAACAGGTAGTTTAATCAATCATATACTAGAATATACAGTCCATATTGAGATGGTAAGAACACAGTGTTAGCTACTTGCAACTATCCAGGATTTCTTGCCCGATCAATCGACTGATTGAGCACGCTGGCAGTCGGACAACTtgtatttttgcagttttgaaaATGAGTCACATGGTGAACATGTAGGAACCATCAGCTACAGTGCGGCTGCTCAGTCAGGAAGAAATGTGTTGTAAAGAACAAGGAAATTAAAAGATCATCTGCTCGCCACACTGCCCCAAGTTCCATCCTCTGACCTCAAAAGACAGATCTATAGATTGTATCTTCTTCAGGGTTGGAGGTGTAATCTTGGCACTGCGACCTGCACCCACCCATGTACTCATCCTGCGACCCTCACCTTCATACACAAATCTGACGTTCTCTTCATGTGCGGGAGTGAATCCCTCTCCTGGGCTGGCGGCCTTGTGTGTGGCTGCGCTGTGGTAGCGCTTCCCGTTCAGACGATTGAACACGATCTTTGGgggaggagagctggagagacCAGACAGAGTTCGTTAGAGAACAtcagttggggggggggggggggggggggggggggggggggacatgaGCCTCAGATTATGTTGTTAGCTTTTAGACAAAATGAGGTGGCGgattcattcttgaccttggacaAAAGAATGTAAGCAATCATGCTCAGTTTATTTCAGAGTTCCCAGTTTATTACATACACCTATCAAACACTAACGCATGCTGATATACGCAAGACACCCCatagtttgtggtgctgtttaACTGTTAGGCGTTATCAGCTGGAAATTGAGAGGATCTCTCAGTGATGCAGGTATTTCCGAGCAGCACCTGAATGAAGCACGGGACCTCTGCCGGCTAtgaagccacagcaggcagGTGGGGTCCCAGGTGACGAAGCGACGACACACGCTCACGCAGAGAAAGGCTGTCTGATATCCCCGCATGCTCACGGCCGGTCTTTCCGGCTGTGCAGTGAACCCGCGTGCTAAAGTTTGTGTCCGATAATGGATGCAGCGACGTCGTACCGATGTGTTACATGATCGCAGGCACGGCGCACGTGCAGAGTATTTTGGGCCCACTCCGCTCAAACGGCCCGGATAAGTAATCtaaacaacaaatacaacaaaacaagacTTCAGGCAGCTACTTACTTCAATGAGTGTGATGGCTTGAGCTTCAAGTCGCTGAATTTGCACTCGATTTGTTGTGTGGGACCTTTCGAAGACAAAAATCAGAGTTAAATCGTTTTCATGCAGCACAGATCACCTTTAAACGCTCTGCGCGTGAACACAAGCTTTGTAACAGCTGCAATAATCCCAGACTTTCCCCCGTCGGTCCAAAAGCAGTCTGATGTTACATTGCATCATGCTTTAGATAACAGACCCATTCACCAACCTGTCCTCCGTTGTGTAACGAGTTTGCTGGGACCTCTGGTGATTGTGTACATCATGTGAACGCCAGTAACCTCAAGAAATTCTGGGGTTTCCCTGTTCAAAGACTGTCTGGCTTGTTAATTATCAGGCGCAATCATTGACTGTCAACTCCGCAACTTCCAGTCCTGTGTCCGCTCCTCCTGACGCAGCCAcgatgaggggaaaaaaatggtaACGTTGGATTTGTTCCCCAGGTCAGCTGCTCCAGAGTCGGCCTGAAGCCTGCAGGAGACTCGGTTTGACTTGTTGCCCGCTGTATATTAATACGCAGCCTGCTGCCCCTCCTAACCAGCAGGTGTTCAGCCGTAATAAACCGACGTCCGCTGCTCCTGCGAGAGGTTGTGTGTAGGTCATCCAAGGAGAAAGCGGCTCCACATGCCGGGGATCAGTCAGTCAGAAGGGGGACACTGTGGTTCCTGACGTCCGAGGATAGTGACACTCCAGGCCGGACACTGTGTCCTATGTGCTCCGCTGATGCTCGGGGACCGTCTGCggcagctctgctctctgacagAATGCAAGGACACAGAACACTTTGATATTTTCATCAGGACGGAAAACTACCATGCTGTGAAACGTCAAGATAGACAGAGTTTGGGGCAGGACTTCCGGTCAtaattttccaaaataaaacaacagtcCTGTTTTGATGCCACGAGTTTGAAAGAAGACACTGCGGTATAATATGATGTATCATTGAAAATAATAGATTTCAACCATGTCCTATTTGACGTTTagtacatggaaatacagtcaACATTTTGAGGTTAACTTGAGTAATTGGAACAtatttctgaaaaaataaacttttcaaTAAATCTTCTGAAACCTGAAAATACTGCACTGTGTTCTtatagtctctctctctgtgtacgCTTTAGGCAAACGTGCCCAAGTCAACATTGCTTACAACAAAAGTGCCTCAAATATAGGCCACTTATTTATAATGTGCAATTACTATTTAACAACATCCCAAAGCAGGATCATGTCTACTCTTCCATTATTTTCTAATGTTGAATTCAGGCTTTTGAACTTGCTGAATATTTCAGTAGGATTTCAAGTTTCTCTACCACTGCCTTCTTTTcggtgcttttactttgaagttGGAGTCGCTTTTCGCTCGCGTTGTTACTGTTTATATCCGGTCGGACTGCTTTACGGAGCTGGGCAACCCCCCTTAGTGACGTCAGTGCACGCCCCTCAGATGGGGCATtggaggaggagcggagagatCACCTTTCACCTAATAAACCTGGGGCGCAGATGAAGAAGACTGACATAAAACGGTTTTCTGCAGTCTGCAGCTTTGCTTTCAACTTAAATACTTGTAATAATAACTAGTAGAGTCTGACGAAGATATACTATTTAACTAATATTTCTAAGGACTAACAGCACGCGTAGTGTCACACAAAAGCTTataataaacatattttatcTCCAGTTGCAGGCCATCTGCTATTACATTGATATAAGGGCATATTTTATTGCATTCCTGCATCTCAGACACACCACAGAGTCATCGTAGGTAACCTGTGTCGCTGATGTGAAAATCACCTGAGTGTCTCTGCACAGTGTGAGCTGACAGTCTGCGTACTAAGTGAAGATCAGGGGGACAAGAAGCAGCTCAGACAGGCTTATCCAGGGTGATATCTAACACTACACCTCCCACTCTCCCCCCGTTCATCTGTACTATGTGGGTTAATGACCACAGACTCCAGGCCAGGAGGCTAATCATCAACTGTCCACACTACAAAGGCTTAGCGTTAACAGCAGAGGCCAAACCCTGGTCAGACCATGCTCACGTTGTACTGTACGAGACACAGTCATCCGCTGTCACACCATGGTACCGCTGTACTCTACAGCCAATAGACGTTTAGGTCAGTGTGCACAGATGTCCAGCATTAAACAAGGTAGCTGATAGTTTGTCTTCCAATTAGCTTGTTCTTCAGAATACTTTGTTGTCAGTGAGTTCAAGACAGGCATCATGAGTAACTTCAGTCCCACAGTCCCCTTGTCTCAGTAGTGCCAGGTGCAAGAAATCACCTACAGCCAGACAACAATTTCACGTTAAACTGACACATCCAGCACCCGCCCCCTCTGCATCCCCCATTTCTTCAGATTTTACGACTAACAGATGAACCAGTCTCACACTTTTCACTCATTAAATcatgaatcatttttaatgattttaaaattGTCACGACGATTCAACTCAGCGTAGATCAAAAGCAGGTGAGACTGATGTTTGGGTCACAGAGTCTATAAACAGAAGTAGTCTAGCTTTCTTACTACTCATTTCAAATCACTGTCGAGTTACTAACACGAACAATGGCTGCATTTCATGTAGGTTTTGCACTTCTGGGGCCCTGATGTTGCagatgctggctcactgtcacagctTGCTTTCACGCCTTCAGATGCCTGAATCCACTACCATCAACAAAATGAGGTTTCTAAAACTAAAGATCACATCATTTTTTATAAATAACGTTAATCTTAACTGTATGAAAACCCACTATTTGTATACCAGTCACAGTCTATTCTACATTTCAGTTGCACATGCGCAGCAAAgatataaatgtttatttatatataagtttttattattattagtcttTTAGGTGTGGTAGAATCATTTCCAGGTAGTTTAATTCAGACTAATGACCTTTTACAGAGTACAAAGTTCAGATAGTATAAGACATTAAAAGTCTTGAAAGACAGTAAGACAGACACCAttaccaacaaaaaaaaaatcatcattgcAGTCCTGAGTTGTTTAATACAGTACGATTGATCAGTCAAGCTCTGTTATAGACACCTAGGACCAGAATGCCTCAACATGTCTGTTACTTGGCCTCTTGTATGGCGCCCAGCCTGTTCAGTGTGATCGGCtcaaacaaggacacacactcagtgaggAAAGAGTGTGTGGGGACAAATAGTGGCATTCGTTCTCTTACCTGATGCCACATTATGGGTGATGAGTAGACTGTGAAATGTTCCTTTCGAATGGATTCGATCTCTTTattgcctgctgtgtgtgtttgtgtgtgtttgtgtgtgtgtgtgtgtgtgtgtgtgtgtgtgtgtgtgtgtgtctgtgtatataaCTTCATCAGTAATGAGGGTCACAGTCTTCCACAAGGCTGTCTGTGATGTAGTTGACTCGCAGCAGCTCCTGGTAATACTCTTTCTCCACTCTTGTGTTGACTGTCCAGGCCACCACCTCCACGCCCCTCTGGGCCCAGTACTCCACATAgtctctgcagacagcagacagcacacacacacgcacacgcaacACAGTTAAGCTCTAGTGTGAACAGCATAATTAGGACATGAGTTCATGGCCTCCGCTGCAGAAACTCACGGTGAGACAAAGTTCTTCTGTATGAGGAAAGCGGAGATGCCGCAGAGCTTCCACAGAACACGATGGTGCGCCCAGTCCAACACGATGTCCATTAATGTGAGCCAGTGGTGTTTCCATAGTGACGAGAAACGAGGGGCACCATCTCCGAACCGACTGAGGCTCCACGGCCGGTGGGTCAGTGCTGTGACCACCTCTGGGTCGCTCTGTCTCATCTGGGCCGGAGTGGAGCGGAGACGAAATAATGTGCATGTGAGCAATATGACGGATAATAACAACAACGCAACACATGACAGGAATGTGAGCAAGTATGTTGGCTTATTTAATCAGTGCCAGTATGTTAGCTATGACACGCTGGGAGGAGGAAAGCCAGACAACAAGCGAACCTGTTCTGGTCCAAATTATTTTGCATGTGGTTGTAACAATATTCTCATGTATTTATACCAGCACGTCATGTACAGAGGTCTCAGCTCAAAACAACCCATGGATCAAATAACTATAattcacatttctgtgtgtgcagaaaataGAGTCAAAAGTGTTGCTTTCATCCAAAGAGCCTGTCATTTGTTGTCTGTTAGGTAGCTCATACTGGTCAGGCCATCCCAGCTTGTATAGCTACTGTCTGTATTTCTCCATACATCTCTCCCACAGTGATGAAGCTGCACACTCAACCATGGAAATTCAGCTGAAATAGCTTACCCTAACCCAACAATGGAGGGATGTGAGCCAAACTTAGCAAAATGTTCACACAGTGTCATTTGTTCCTCAGCAGTTTGACAGtcaaacacagcaaatgtgACTCCCTTCCAGcatcctgaaagacaaacagctctCTCACCCTGTAGATGACTTTGGGCTCGAAGGAGCAGACGATGCTGCTGTTGTAGAGGACTGGATGTTTTTTATACAGTTCTTTAAGGGCTGCGGCtgcctgagaggaggagaaaacacggttagaattgtgtgtgtgaggctttacatcactgtgtgtgtgtgtgtgtgtgtgtgtgcgtgcttgtccAACCACTTGGTGGtaagcagcagctgtggatgTACAGACGCACTGCTGTGGGCCCTGAACTCAAGAATGTGACAGCCTGAAACAACAACCACCATGATAGCGTTCCCTACTCGTGTAGAAATGTGCTAGAAAGGAACCACTCGTTAAGTGGTTGAGAGTACACTGATGAAAGACTTCACTGTATCTTTCAGCTCCGGCTCAGTTTGTAGTTCACTGGCACACATAGTAAAGTCAGATTTTCATATCAGAGTATTCCAAACTGTTAGAAACATCCAGTGACATCATATGTTACCATGAAGACAAAACATGCCGTGCTAATGTACTTAAAGTgtgagcagctgaaaatgtgcgtgtgtgtgtcaagacCGTAGAGTGGaggacctcctcctcctcctcctcctcctacatCTATAAGACACTTGTAAAGAAGAAATGTATGACAGGATGACTTTTAGAAAGGCACACAAAACTAAagaaatcagtaaaaaaaattattttccaCCATTGAGTAATGACTCAAGTCTTTACTAACCActtgataaatgaatgaatcgACTGGTTGTTTCAGCACTAGAACACTGAACACACGACCATGTCCCATCCCTGGAGACATTTTCTGATCATTTTGTTCTATTCCTGTTAAAATCACGACTTCAAGTTCTCTTCATTATGTGATGATGGCCAGCGACAGATCGATTAAATCAACAaggatgacagacagactgcacgtttgtttgttttgttggctGCACCTCATCGGGATGACCTTTGACATCAAAGTAGATggtcagctgcagtttgatgcattcctccactgcctcctccAGGGTTGGGATCTTCTCTCCAGCAAACCTGTCCCTGGTGACGAAGGGCACAAATGTTTTCAAACACATTACTGTTTGCCTGGGAAACATTATACTTTGATCAGAGATATGCCTAACTTTTCTGTGCCTGCATTATGATGAAACACAGTTTTCATGGGTGAGGCCAGACAATAGATTAACTTCCAGGATGCCAAATCAGACATGTAAAGCATTTGTGCAGACTTTGCTCCAGTAAAAATAACCTCAGGAAACAGAAGTCTTGTGCAAACTGATGTTGTGGAGCAAATATATACTTCTAGGTTTTCATACAGTAGGTAGGGGAGGAAGTCTCTACTTCTGTAATGATCATCCCAAATATTTGCACACCTTGACATTATGAACACAAGCAAATTAAATGACTCTCAAGAGTTAAGTAATTAAAGCACAACAGGTAAGTTGTCTACACtacagctgactgactgactacaGTAAGGCAACATATCAGTGGAAAGATAGTATTCTGATCTGCCGCCTGAAGGCATTTCATCAGCACCTACATACAATGCAGGCCAGAGTATTTCAGCCTCCAGCTAGcccaaaaaacatgcatgactTGTCTGATCCGGTGCAACACCTCCAAAGCTTTGCCCCATTTAAGACATTAAGCAAAAAGGCTGCATCCCAATTATCCCTTcccataatgttttttttcccaggtaTTGAGCCAATCAGTTTGCATTTCCTGACAAACAACTATTAACAGACTGCCTACGTGACAGACACGTCAACTGCACATGCAGCCGGTCATCGCTGCAGATATTCATCACAATCTAACAACTGACTTACAGTGCACAGCAACATTAatacaaaagcaacaaaagcctaaaaaaacaaagtctgccatttgtgtgtgtgcctctgtgtaaTCGTATAGCCTTCTTTCTCACCTGAGTCGATGTTTAGCAGCTGCGTCCAGCTTACCCAGCTCGGACAGTCTCATCTGGCTGAGGGGTCCTGACCCGTTGGTGGTCCGGTCCACAGTGTCATCGTGCATCAGTATTGGGACGCCATCTGCTGAGAACTCCAGGTCCAGCTCCACGCCTGTCGCCCCATTCTTACTGGCCTAGAACAGGACAGACAACCAAAAGGGATGGAGGTATTTCAGGAGGGCTTGTTTCTGATCACGTGGTCATGCCATGAATCTGTAGGCTTTCTGAATAACAAGAAATTGCAATATAGAAACGCCAAAGAAATGCAGTATTTCCATTATGTAGCTGTGCACTGGAGAGCCCTGCCAGGTTTATTTATCAAATCAAAACACTGCTCTTTAAACTCTCAAATATTAATATCAGTACCTGCCTTAACAAGGCAGAAGTCTGAAATCACACCACTGAGCTGCTGTACATCCTACAGTTCAGTGAATGgcagtgtgtgcagctgcagtacTGAATGTTGGCAGTGATGGTTCCCAGTGGATCGCAGGGACATGATGTCCCGGTGGATGAGGTAAATCCTGATCCTCTGGTTTTCTTGCCAGTTTACAGCACTAACGTTATGGTGTTTTTTGTCAGGGATGATGATATGACATATCTCAGCCTCCAGTGATAGCACACGCTGTGGGAGGCTGTGAAGGAGAAGAACCATCCCAAAACATGTGAAGGGAAAACAcaccgccccccccccccccccccccccccaaacctcctctcacctcccgTATAGCTGCTAGCGTGTTCTCCGGTGCGTCGTGACCACCGCCCCGGTGGGCGACCACTGACACCTTGCCCTTGGCTGGGTGCAGCACCTGCAGGGCCCGGCTGGTCGGCACCTGGGGGAACCGGAACATGGCCATAAAGAGGTAGAGGGAGGCAGTGAGGGCAGTAGTCCACAGCGGGCTCCGGGTCCCGAGCAGGACGACCACGAAGACGACCGAATACAGGGTGACTTCATCTCCGATCTGCAGCATTGTTGTCCCCCTCCGTCTTTGTGTTGTCAAAGGGCAGAAAGGAGTTGAGGCAGCTTCTGCTAGCAAAGGCGCCGCTGCCGGTCAGGtgaatgctaacgttagctaacgttagctgcccGTCTTGCTAAGTTTACCTTCTTCAAACGCCGTAACTCAGATAAGGTCATGCTCCGCCTAGCCAAGAGATAACATGAGCCCCTGAAACTAATAGCTAAAACACGTTGGACCGGGAGAAAACGTCCAACTGGTCTGACATTTAACACGAGAAACGAGGAACTGCACCTGTTTTTTCTGTTACTTTCTACGGCGGATGTGACAACTCTGCCCCAAAGCTACGTGTCGTTTCCGCAAGTCGAATTGCCTTTCTAAACTAGATTTACAGGTTTTGGTTCAAATGTTATCAAGTATTAATTTACAACTTTGCCGCAAGGGGGCACACGAGCtataacaaaacatgaaaacaaacaaacaacccgGTTGCTGAGTACTTCCGGGTCGTGGTGTGTGTACTTCATGTTAGCTAACCTCCTGAAGTGTTGCTTTGATGTGTCTTATTTCTAAAAAGAAGATtcgtgtttctgttttttccttcttctggTTAGCCTGTCGCCGATCATGGTGAGACTGGTTCTTTCTCAGACTCTTCCACAGCTTCCACTGTTTTGCCAGAGATCAGAAAATTATGTGAAAGTTGAATTGTTAGCCACACAAGCTAACTGCAGATTTGGCTTGGATGTATGACAGCTCAGGCAGAGGTTGAGtatctctgttttgtttcatttatgctAACACAGCAGTTGTTACACGATCATTGTTCATTTCTTAAATCTAACTGGCTGAAAAGAGGGTTTATCTTTGATTTATAAGTTTTCAGAAAATTTTAAAAACTGTGAATCAAAATGTCTCAGAGCCCAAGATGATATCTTTTGTCAATCTGATAGTCGAAAACCCAAAGGGTTTACTATCATAAAAGACTAAGACGAACAACAAATATTCATATTTGGGATGCTGGAACCAGACATGATTGgcatttttgcaaaaaaaaaaaaaaaattgctgatCCATTTTGTGTCGATCAtctaatcaattaatctgtgAATTGCTTTGGCTCTAGTGAACTGTCAGATTCATCTGTTGTCTTTCTACAGATCAGGTCAGTGCTTCTGCGCAGGTTAACCTCCCACATCCTATCCTGTACCAGAGGATCATGTCTACTCACAGGTCGGATACCTTATGGGGTGCAGCCTCATCCATCAAGTCACACGTCCGCCCAGCAGAGCATCCATGGACCCTTTAAACCTATAATCTCAGCCCTGATGAGGTACTCTGACTTGTCCACAGAGAAGTACACTATGATTTACAATCTGCCGCACATTAAGCTCATCAGAGCTGTGTCCAGGCTCAAACTGCTTCAAACCGGGATCACCGTGGTCATCTTGCCCCCAGTGTTCTTCTTTTACCTCCAGGGAGACGTCCCCCTCTTTCTTGTCAGCTACGCAACGGGGATAGCGCTGTTCGCTGGCGTCATGCTGTACACTGCCAGTCACTTCTTCAGGAGGGTTGTGGGCATGATGTACCTGAACCCGTCCCAGACCACACTCAAAGTGTCCCACCTCACCTTCTGGGGTAGGCGCCATGACATCTACCTGCCTGTGTCTGATGTTATGACCATCGGGGATACAGGGGACTCCATAAATGAGACAGTATTGAAACTAAAGAGATACAGCAGTCCTCAGACGTTGTATTTCTCCACACATTTTGGAAGAGTGGTGGACAAACAGGGTTTCCAGAAGGTGTTTGGAACTTAAGAATAATTAGTTCGAAAGTACAGATTTGGACAGTAATAATCAAAAGTGAATTCCACTAATTACAATGCTCAATATATAACGTGTTATGGTGCAAAGGTTCTGTtttccataaaaaaaatacttcacCAAAAGTTAAAGATTATACAGTGGAAGACTGTGGCTGGTGTAATTTGTGATATGTTAGCTGTTATTGGTCTGATGTGTCCACAGTGAATGACCTGTCAATGAATTATTTAGTGAATCTTGTGATTGAAAAGGAAGGAGGCATACTTGCAGGCCTTAGCAGGACTGTGACCTTTTGAATTGAAAAACATGTGAAGTGACAATGTTGGCAGTAATatgcgaagagcactcagatGACTTTTGTCCACAGACCAGTGACTTCATTTGTGAAgcagaaaagaataaaataaaatcccaaTCTTGGTATGAATGAGCTTGTCCCGATGTTTTTCAAGTGTTGCATCTTTAAATAAAAACTGTACCTGACTGCACATGTGGCAGCATGAAATGCTTGGCCCAGCAGAAGTGCTCGGAAATTTGTTTACTAAAAACTATGTCAAGCTAAGAAATGAAGTAAGGCACATTTTGAAAATACTGCGACTCAGTTGTTAACACTGACTGATCATCAAATAGAAgatcttttttctttaattataCTTTTATACATGCTTTTACATTTAATAAGAACACAATTGTTCTTGAGGCTAGAGGCTACATTAGCATACACATATGACTGACCAATCTGTTGGCGGTTgagttgcactgtgggtaatgtaggcaacAGGTTTTGGCAAGGAGGAAGAATGTTtggaacaaaacaagacatctctGCTTCCGCAGCATCGATTTGCTATTTTTTTagcagcatattagcattattGCTCACAGGGACAATGCTAATACTATGTGCTGATGTTAGGATTCAGTTCAAACCCTAAGTACAGCCGGACACAGCCAAGCTCTTTCCAGATCACCTCTGCATCCTGCCAGTCAAAGTCACCTTCACACACTGAGGACCATGACTGCTTAGCCTTGACCTCCGCTGTGCCTGAACACAGAGTAGTCCCATTCATCAGCCCGACAGACTGTGGGCAGGCAGAACCAGAGTTTGAGAGCACTGCTGCAAACAGTGTTGCAGATAATTAACAGAACTTTGACTGAAAAAGGtgaacagcagcaaacaaataaaacaaaaggaggaagtTTCTTATGAAATTATTCGGAAACTATTGTCATTACTATCAAAGTACGGtgttaataacaataatatgaTGTTTATCTACTGTACCTGCTTTTGTAAGAATTCACTGATACTATTACCTGAGCAGGTGACCTccaagctggaggaggagcactGGGGCTTCACTGAAACATAGTCGCTCAGCGCAGATCCAGACTGAACACTGGAGGCGTTTAGCCTCCAGACACGTCCTGCTGAGTAACTGTGTTTGATCTTTGCTAACACAGCAGATCCACAGTTCATCCGtctgcacactgcagctgctgttctcAGGTTCCAGTTAGACAGGAGGTCATCCACTGGTTTCCAGTCATTGTGgtgtttcatttccaaacagtCATGTAAAGCAGCAGTATCATTTGATCGGAGCTCACAGGACAAACGCTCACATGCTGCAGGCACTGTCAGCACCACGGAGGTTTGGGTTTAGTTGTATACTGGCATGTTATATACATGGCTGGATACTGAAAAATGCA
Coding sequences within it:
- the mcrip2 gene encoding MAPK regulated corepressor interacting protein 2 translates to MMYTITRGPSKLVTQRRTGPTQQIECKFSDLKLKPSHSLNSPPPKIVFNRLNGKRYHSAATHKAASPGEGFTPAHEENVRFVYEAWQEVEQKLGDGDGRPSTDSPGPIQYTEKTPSAAMKNFVPIDLEEWWAQRFLANIANLS
- the gde1 gene encoding glycerophosphodiester phosphodiesterase 1 isoform X1; translated protein: MLQIGDEVTLYSVVFVVVLLGTRSPLWTTALTASLYLFMAMFRFPQVPTSRALQVLHPAKGKVSVVAHRGGGHDAPENTLAAIREASKNGATGVELDLEFSADGVPILMHDDTVDRTTNGSGPLSQMRLSELGKLDAAAKHRLRDRFAGEKIPTLEEAVEECIKLQLTIYFDVKGHPDEAAAALKELYKKHPVLYNSSIVCSFEPKVIYRMRQSDPEVVTALTHRPWSLSRFGDGAPRFSSLWKHHWLTLMDIVLDWAHHRVLWKLCGISAFLIQKNFVSPDYVEYWAQRGVEVVAWTVNTRVEKEYYQELLRVNYITDSLVEDCDPHY
- the gde1 gene encoding glycerophosphodiester phosphodiesterase 1 isoform X2, whose translation is MHDDTVDRTTNGSGPLSQMRLSELGKLDAAAKHRLRDRFAGEKIPTLEEAVEECIKLQLTIYFDVKGHPDEAAAALKELYKKHPVLYNSSIVCSFEPKVIYRMRQSDPEVVTALTHRPWSLSRFGDGAPRFSSLWKHHWLTLMDIVLDWAHHRVLWKLCGISAFLIQKNFVSPDYVEYWAQRGVEVVAWTVNTRVEKEYYQELLRVNYITDSLVEDCDPHY
- the tmem186 gene encoding transmembrane protein 186, whose translation is MIRSVLLRRLTSHILSCTRGSCLLTGRIPYGVQPHPSSHTSAQQSIHGPFKPIISALMRYSDLSTEKYTMIYNLPHIKLIRAVSRLKLLQTGITVVILPPVFFFYLQGDVPLFLVSYATGIALFAGVMLYTASHFFRRVVGMMYLNPSQTTLKVSHLTFWGRRHDIYLPVSDVMTIGDTGDSINETVLKLKRYSSPQTLYFSTHFGRVVDKQGFQKVFGT